Within the Deinococcota bacterium genome, the region ACCCGTTGACCCGCGCCTGACCGACCCGCGCTTTGGAGCGCCCCGCTGGGTCGCGCCGGGTTGGGCCGACCCACGCTTTTTTCGAGTTCGAAATGGCGATGGTGCGAGTAGCACACCTCTCCCCCAACGCCCCGACGGTGGACCTCAACTTGGCGTGGATCGAGGACATCGCCGCGCCGCTAGGGACCGAAACCGATCAGGCTCAGGCCTTCGAGGAAGCCCAGGCCGAGCTGAGCGGGCTCGAGTACGGTCAGGTCACCGACTACGTGGTGGTGCCCGCCGGCAGACACACCCTGTTCGTCAGCGACCCCCAAGACGAGCTCGCGACCCTCTACCAGAGGGAGATCGATTTTGCCGCGGGCGCCTACTATACCGTGGCGGCGGTGGGCTTCATCCTGGGCACCGACGAGGAGATCGACGCGCAGTTGCGCGCGGAACAAGAGGCCCAGCAAGAGGGCTTCTTCACTCACCTTACGCACGAGGGGCAGAAACACTAGGATAGGAAGATGAATCGAGAACTGCTAGAGGTCTATAGTGACTATACCCGTTTCACAGGGCACTTTCTCATCAGC harbors:
- a CDS encoding DUF4397 domain-containing protein; the protein is MVRVAHLSPNAPTVDLNLAWIEDIAAPLGTETDQAQAFEEAQAELSGLEYGQVTDYVVVPAGRHTLFVSDPQDELATLYQREIDFAAGAYYTVAAVGFILGTDEEIDAQLRAEQEAQQEGFFTHLTHEGQKH